The following proteins come from a genomic window of Pichia kudriavzevii chromosome 1, complete sequence:
- a CDS encoding uncharacterized protein (PKUD0A05230; similar to Saccharomyces cerevisiae YGL079W (KXD1); ancestral locus Anc_6.202), producing the protein MELDGKNTVRPNHQSSDKHSGNLGLMALEESSEGTSTEYIPGDDGMIENLEELGEEIQISPIWSNSYDTTETATIDNEKPSLVPNDSRFNTVDFVLQSLNGALNSIEYDKALVIQSKMAGNLNSTTNDVLRKIERLQEALEEHIVKYRRLKEVIIPQIDRNLQEATKITKRLTRHVKEIYPVEYSKGRSKVLENLTEDEEGLFL; encoded by the coding sequence ATGGAATTGGATGGTAAGAATACTGTAAGGCCAAATCACCAGAGTAGTGATAAACACAGTGGGAATTTGGGACTGATGGCGCTAGAAGAAAGTAGTGAAGGCACAAGTACAGAGTATATCCCCGGTGATGATGGCATGATCGAAAATTTAGAAGAGCTAGGAGAGGAAATCCAAATCAGCCCAATATGGAGTAACTCATATGACACAACCGAAACCGCCACgattgataatgaaaaacCGTCATTAGTGCCTAATGATTCACGTTTTAATACAGTTGATTTTGTACTACAAAGTTTAAATGGCGCATTAAACTCTATTGAATACGACAAGGCCCTGGTAATTCAATCTAAAATGGCTGGAAATCTGAATAGCACTACTAATGACGTCTTGAGGAAGATCGAGAGGCTACAAGAAGCCCTAGAAGAGCATATCGTCAAATACAGACGACTCAAGGAAGTAATAATACCCCAGATTGATCGCAATCTTCAGGAAGCGACGAAAATCACCAAGAGGCTTACTAGACATGTAAAGGAAATATACCCAGTTGAATATTCCAAAGGCCGTTCGAAAGTACTTGAAAATCTTACagaagacgaagaaggCTTGTTTTTGTAA